The Mytilus edulis chromosome 4, xbMytEdul2.2, whole genome shotgun sequence nucleotide sequence ttaaaattcaGATTTATCGTAACTTGCATTGTATGTTGATAACAAAATCAAAGATCTATATTCTAATTagataaatgtatttttcatCTGTATATAAGCTACTTTATTTCTTCGTTCTTTTTTCGTTATGCAGCAATAGTCACTTTAATAACTCCATGATATTTGTATTTAAGGGGCCATAATTTACTTATTGAACAGACATATTTAACTGGTAAACTGattgatcatttgataaatatgcatACATGATACATGTAGGTATTTCGCGCACAGGAATTCCTAATTCTGTACAATTGCTAGACTACCctttaaaaatctaatttggcctacATGGTATATCTTCATACTAGGTCAGCAGCCGTATAAACCTGTTCATGACATCACAATTTGATTTCCTTCCCAGggaaataattttgaattattttacatccCTAATGGCGATTTACGCATATTTCATACATGATCTATGAAGTTTTAATTTCTTCACGCAtcctttataatataattatatggACTATCAATGTTTATTATAAAGGATGCGTGAAGAAATTAAAACTTCATAGATCATGTATGAAATATGCGTAAATCGCCATTAGggatgtaaaataattcaaaattatttccCTGGGAAGGAAATCAAATTGTTAAATTATGCTCAGAACTTATAGCACGGTGTATCCTATATAATTTATTCGTCAGATAGGTGTACTTGAAATTATATAGatctatgtaaaaataaaattgagaatggaaatggggaatgtgtcaaatagacaacaacccgaccacatagcagacaacagccaaaggccaccaatgggtcgtcaatgcagcgagaaactcccacacccggaggagtccttcagcttgcacagtaaacaaatatgtatactagctagttcaatgataatggacgtcatactaaactcttaattgtacacaaaaaaactagaattaaaaatcatacaagtctaacaaaggccagaggctcttaaCTTGTGACAAGCGCAAAAATgaggcagggttaaacatgttttttttttgagaTGAATATGTATGAATTCAAACAAGATATCACTTCAAATTCTAAACcactagaaaatatttatttgcacTAAAACTTAATGAAAAAAAGACTAGAACAtcgataaataaaatataagctAATGACAAACAAGAACTGGAACATCAGCATGGTGAAGAATATAGTCACTAACACTACCAAGTATAGTCCTCCTTACGGTCCCCAATCCACGAGATCCGACAACAATCACTGACGCTCCACACTCCTCTGCCTTCTGTATTATTGTTGGTCCAGGTTCTCCGCCTACTACCGTCGTGACAGTGATACTTCCTCCTGACTTCAATGATAAAACTAAAATGAGGTGTCTGGTGATTTTTTCAATATGAGTTTTTAATTTGTTAGTCGATGCTTCTTTTCTCTACTTTTACTTTTATGCAATCCGATGTATACTCAAGTGTCACTTTTATACAGGTGTTAAGAATCTGTGTttcttaagaaataattgatgcaagctatattttattgtggttttaacataggtaggcattatattcgtgatcaTTTTTGGCCGAGCGATAGTGAATTGCAACATATTATAtagtcataataaaaaaaatagtaacaacatgtgcatcatttaagagtttggaagtattttaagttaatgaaatatattgaatgCATGCATGTCAATTTGATAAAATGCATTACTCTGCGGTATTCAATATACGCAtgtgtgcaaacaaattttattggatttagagcatgggtttattcacaacgCGAAACAAGCACGTCATAATTAGAATGTATACTAATGCTATTAATTTCTTCATTATGTAGTTTCAGTCATTTCAGTTGACATTGTTGATTCAACTATTGCCACTAGTAATGCCTAGTTTGATGAATTTATTGAAAAGTGCTCATTTAAAAAGTTGCTCTGATATTCTTTACAGTGACATCGAACAGTCATAATGAAAGCAAATGATAGCAGAGTAGATGCAGCAACCTACAAGTTATATTGACCTCTACAATAAGGTtaattgtatacatttttttcgTATATGCTACATATGATCGGTTTTAGTTGaacacttttgattttttaccttttcctattttatatatagaatttaaaagtatataaaagaaaacaatattgaTGTTCTAGTACCTTATACATAGGCAACAAAGTTTTCAGTTTAGTACAAATTTCTGTCCCTTTCTTTTCTTCATCTTGAATCGCACGTGCTATAACTTGTGGATCTAATGGCATCCAGATAGCTACAGAAATGCATAAATATTTCAATCAAACATAGCcgtaaaatacaaacaattatcttttaaaaacagtATATAATGGCGCTAATCATAGAATGAGTGCATCCTCGTTTATGTAAATCCAAGCATCAGTGGGTTGGACATTATTTAGGTATATACATGCATAATCCTGATGACTGTGTTTCTGTgacattattttgaaatatgtttcaaCACACAAATCGGCATTTCGCTTAGTACTCGATTATGTGTCGATGAAATTATGATCAATTATTGCAAATTACCAAAATGAAGCTTTTCCACAGATTTGTCTCCTATTAGCAGTCaatccttttaatttttttggcaGTTCTTTATTGTCCCATTAAATACAACACAGGGGCGAATCCAGTCATTTTTTTAAGGGGGTTCTAACCCAGGAGAAAAGggaaacatttcaaatatatacatgtatatatactcattcaaatgcaatgatggttttgttttaataatatctTATGATACATTTCACATGCTTGATAAATCTTTACATCAAAGGACATATATGTAACCAAAGAACTACATTTCTTAATATTGTTGTGTAAGGGTCGGGATGTGATTTACAAAGTATAACTTAATATAatagaataatgggcaaaaaattatcaaaatagacagaaaatattaagaatagagaataatggaatgttcaaatataaagaatagagaataacgacCAAGTAAAAGTAGTGGCGAAATggcttaaaattttaaaaatacaaaattgtcaGAGGGATCACAAGTCATGGCGTGTGAATCACTATATATCCAAACTTTATTTTACTGTAGTTATAACCGAACTTTTATTTGTACCCctcgaaaaaacattgtcaacttcGCCGCCGTTGACAATGTTTTGTAGGGGAAACAATCTAATCTACCACCCTCTCAGCtttgtgttatttatatactataaactTTAAAGGCCCGTCATGTAATATATCAATCCTCTTGTAAGGTAACAGGTTTTTCCATGTCAGCATTAGAACATTACGGACAGTTCAAGAAATCTACCATTTTCCCACATCATATGACCTCTTGAgctaaattttaaataatataaaaaaatgactaACTGTGTATCGTCTGTTGTGGCAATTCTATTTCATTGATATATCCTAAATACTAGTACCTACATCCCATGGAACGAGGTCCGTGTTCTACGCAGTGCACCAATATAACTTCATCAGTATCTTTGTGAATATTCTTCATATAAACTGAAATAAAACACTTTGCACTTGACATTAgcatttatatataaacaagatgCATGATCCTAAACAATTCACTGAGCCccttttttattatcaataataatacacttataaactaaataacttttaatatccttattttttccccataagatatatcttaaatCTTTCTTCAGAACCGACCAAAGCTTTATCCAGCAGGTAACTTAGTaaacaataactgttttaactTTATTGTCTTACCTTCTTAATTTATAGGATATATTATCATCTCCAATTGTGACCATGTTTAAGCAGCTCTATTCTTAACCCAACTTTCAAATCGGATGATGATCATGTTGTAAGCGTCGTTCTTTTAAAATTACATAATGCTAGGGGTGTTGTTTATATTCAATGGAGTAGGtatgatataaataaaattacggagatgtggtatgattttaaataagagaACTATCCACCAatataattaaaaaccgatctctcatcgctcccgttttctgatatttcgcgcgacatatcagaaaacggaagagatgagagatcggtttttgaTTAGATTGACTATCCACCAAAGTGCATAAACATGCATGGATGTAAACAACTATAGGCAAACGCACGGCCTTCAGCAATGTGCAAATCCGAGTCTGTGTAGTCAGCATTAAAAAGGGTCCGACATAAAAAGGGTCATAATTTCACACATTTTAAAAATACGTAAAAATATACATCCCATGACTTCTTTAATATGTACACAAGATGTACGTTAGATAATAgtatttgtgttttaattgtttttatgaatTTGCTTTAGGGATTCTAACTATTTGCATTTCATGCAAATCtgcaaaatatgttaaaatagcCTTATTTTGCGATTTCTTTGTTCATCCCTCCTTACATCAGTCCAGCATAAACACCTAGCACactgttttcatggttttgtacAGAAGCCTTTTAGGGCCATGCTAGTCTACTtttacaatttgatataacaaattattattttgatataacaaataaCGGGGAATATTGCTATATGAAGCTATTAGTTGCTTCACAATCTACATCGGGAATTACCCtttatgtttataaaaatgtttcttctacaaaacatttaaaaagaatGTGTTGTGTTATGTTAAGTTCAGTGGAGGTTAGTGACCTTGTTATAACCGGTCCAAATGTACATAATCTTATGCATCAGCTTACTCTTTTGTACtgtgaatgaatattttatgcgTTTTAAATTTATACATTGATGTAAACACATACCGTTAACTAAATGTTTATAGAACACTTACAGTCTAATGCATTATCAGACTCTTTGCTACCATCCATCGCTAAAACAACTCGTTTCCTTGAACTTTCAGCCATACTTCGTTCAATTACCTTTTTTGCGTAAAGATACTGTCATGTGATTTATTTAATGTATTCGTGTTGTAGTATTGTTATGTTTGACTTGTGTGTAATATCAATATGTTTCAACCGCTAGACATGGCCTTTATAACAGGGTCAAACTAAAGTAAGACCACTCACTATATAACCAGATATTGGTGCGCACTAGTTATAGCCCTTTAATCTTTCAATTTTACTAGTTAGCCCTTTAATCTTTCAATTTTATCGGAAAAGAACATACCGTTTTTAAGTTGACTATTTTAATTTTGTACCGTTGGAACTTATAAAGGACCATAAAAAATCCTGCTTATCATGTTCAGAACGATTTATATTCAGTAGTTAAGTTCAATATTAAcctttgataaaatttaaaaaaaaggattaaAAGGAAGGCGAAAGATGTCAATTTAGGGACATTCAAATTCTAAAGTCTAAAATAACGCTGCCTGAAACAACAtgacaaaaaaagaagaagaccAACAGAAAAACAGTCTGAAAACAACACGGTAcaagaaacacaaaataaaaaactacGACCTGAGAAAAACGAACCTAACCGAAACTTGGGGTATTTCAGGTACTCTGAAAGGTCggtaagctgatcctgctccacatgcatCATACCCATCGTTCTGATTATGTTAGTACGTACAAAACCGACAATAATTCTaaatgtgtgccaattttcatgaaaacgtaaatagtgcaatttttttaaaatttgataaatatacagcaaaaaatgatgcTTTTTTCTACATATCTTAGCTATTCAAATTTCAAGTATATACAAATtgctttcttttttaatttgaagtatcATAATACATTTACTGCCGCTTTTATCCGGATTATGTTCATGTCAAATCCGGTTCGTCTCAGTAGCTTAACTGTTGTCTTATATATCCGGTTTTAGAAAAGgagtttgttgttgtttttaatttgtatagTATTTTTAGTAATCTGTAATGCCGTGACAGGTATATGAAATGATTATGTGGTAATCATGAATAACTAGTTATGTGTAGAATAATAAACTAGCGCATTTCTGTCTTTCAGACAAAGTAGATTGAGTGTGTAAGTTGTAACGTATCGTCTTAATTTTTGTAGAGCACCTGTTACTAAATTTACTGCCAGAAAACACAGTTATTTATGATTATGTGACCTATATTTATTCAGAGGAGTAGGACCCATGAATTACAATCTACCAACACCccaattttttacaaaaaaatattgaaaataaaagacgACACcacattttctaaaattttgttttgttttccctTGTCATTTTCAGGAATGTGTCCCCTTTCACACTTTAAAACTCCTATGTCATTGTTACATTGCACATACAGTCAACAAAGATACAGCacaggagtcgatttcacaaaaaaaaacttaagattAAGATTGGTCTTACTcttaagggggtctcattggggggttccgatcccggatcccccTTACTGTTTTGAcagattcccgtatcccactTACACTACAAAtgtatgtacgtaagcaattctcatttttttgtcatttcccaggtcctgctagacctcatttcccgttttcccgacacaataatttgacttttacatgtcacgcttacaaaaaatcggcaatcccgcgtcacgcttagaccccaatgagacccactcttaagtcatgaacaaatcagtatacttgcgatcaatcttagtcgtaagattttttgtgaaatcgactcctggTGTCCAATGTATATTACCTTCCTTAAGAATGCACAGATTCAGCCTGTCATGTTTACATATAGAAACTTATAAAGACAACCTACATGTATGTCTTACACACAAATATACCTACggtataaatgtacatgtatggctTTAAAGGGTCAGTGTTATCACCATCTTCACAGCTGAACACCActgaataatataataaaaaagaccACCAACacataaggaaataaaaaaaccAGTTCTGTTGATtacatgattgattgtttgttgcttaatgtccagtagcaaatatgaTTATCCCATGCATGTCCAGGACAATAAGCAGTGATGTTACATAATGAAAAGCATTATGTATCATCACTgcttacaaaatgtattttactTCTACTATATCATTAATACCTAAACAGACAACTATTTTGAGAATCAAAATAAGCAGAGGCTTCTGAATTagcattaaatattttattaatttcattatcaTTGAGCAAATTTTATGTATATTGATTACTTCACACTCTCTACCTTTCAGTAATAgcaaacataatataaatatattatatatttagtaGTTTAAGACTTTAAGTAATGGActaacacactgttaattaaattttgtttcaatCAATATTAAAGATTTCCGCATGTATTTTGTAGACGAAGATTGTATGCATGTATACGTAGAATGCAGATAAAATGGGTGAATTATCAAAAGACATATCTGTTATTAGTGTAGTATTGTTTATAGGAGCAGGTGCATTGGTATGTATTTGTATAACAGTTACCATTTTTGAGTACATTGTATAAACATGTATTGTGTACATTGCATCGCgaataatttgtaaaaacatAGTCTAGTGACATCAAGGAATAGTATCTTTCTATACAAATCCTTAATTACATATAGACTCTTACAGTTTATGTAAACATTGatggctgagtggtctaagtacatttttgtaatctttagtcagtcaacactgaggttgtgagtttgaatcctgCTCATACAGGTgtactcaactccaatcttaattgactaggattgttagttttcctatAAAAGGTGGGTGGTTTTCTCTTGCACTCTGGCTTCctaaaccaataaaaattggcCGTCACAAAATAGTCcaaatgtggtgcttaaaagtggcgttaaaacagtCAATCAATACAATTTTCTAAGTTACATCGCAAAATCAAGACAAACACAAAATCTTActtaaatcatttgaaaaagtaGATAAATACTAATGGTAAATATTATAAAGATATCTTGtgtgggggtctcattggggggttccgatcccagatcccgcttactgttttgtcggattcccgtatcccgcttaatacactatgtacgtaagcaattctcattttttttgtcatttcccgggtcccgctagacatCATTTCCCTTTTtcccgacacaataatttgactttcacgtgtcacgcttacaaaaaatcggcaatcccgcgtcacgcttagaccccaatgagacccacttgtGTCAGCAAAGCCTTAGGGAGTTCAACAATAGATGGGTGCCTGAATTAAACCAATGTCAAGCTTTTTAACACAccataaattttgaataaatttgatgAAGACCATCACATGATAGTCGACAAAAATCTAAGTGCtcaacaaaagacaaaacaatcTTGATATAAAAGGATTTATAATCTGGAATAAAGAGCTCAGCATGTCTTTCTACACTCTTAAATGTGATGGTATCTGAATTGATTTTCttatagattgtgttatggatgacatcagtgttctccccagaaatttcaTTTAACATCATGGTAAACAGGGAAATTGGAAATACCATCTAGCATCACATTCATAACATAATCCATAAGAAAACcaattcagatagcatcacattacccTGATGCTAAAAggtcctggggagaacactggatcatgtgatgctataattttaAGAAACAAGATGGTTTTCTTACTTTTCCTGTTTACCAGGATGCTATATGAAATGTCTTGTGAGAACACTGGTGATGTACAAATACATTTGATATTTCCCAACAGGACccatgtattgtattgtattgatgaGACAAATATCTGAGAAAGTCTAAATGCGTGGATGTACGCATCTAAAAGTCACTGCACTTTTTACATTTATCAAATCTTTTGGTACTGATACCTTCAATTTAATTGTGCATGAAAAATTTATCAGATTTTTCTCTTTTCAGGTATTTTTCCTTCTGTTTATACTTGCCAAGAGACAAATTATTAGATTTGCATGGAAGGCAACAAGACCGCCACATGTATCCATTGGTCTGGATGCACCAAAGGTAGGTTTTCTGTTCTGATATAAAAACACACTCTTACACTTTGCAGttgatttaaattaaaaaaatcagctaTGTAATTTCAAGTTGTTCAGTCTATAAAATTGCTGGCCTAGAAGCATTTATATTGTGGCTTCAGGCCTAGGTATATGCATGTTTGACTCTGTTTCAAAACACTGAGGGTGAACATTCTAGTCCATCAAAAACGTGAACATTTACCCAGACCC carries:
- the LOC139520172 gene encoding universal stress protein YxiE-like, whose product is MAESSRKRVVLAMDGSKESDNALDFYMKNIHKDTDEVILVHCVEHGPRSMGSIWMPLDPQVIARAIQDEEKKGTEICTKLKTLLPMYKSGGSITVTTVVGGEPGPTIIQKAEECGASVIVVGSRGLGTVRRTILGSVSDYILHHADVPVLVCH